The following coding sequences are from one Salvia hispanica cultivar TCC Black 2014 chromosome 3, UniMelb_Shisp_WGS_1.0, whole genome shotgun sequence window:
- the LOC125216193 gene encoding beta-carotene hydroxylase 2, chloroplastic-like — translation MSAGTTVPVSSLALFQFKHSSFLAPKSTSLAASPSPLPPSVSRKKPNLTVRFLLKNEKLTELAIRDAPENQSGGDAEEERIASAARLTEKLARKESERSTYLIAALMSSLGITSMAAAAVYSRFSWQMEGGEVPYVEMFGTFALVVGAVVGMEMWARWAHRALWHDSLWHMHKSHHRPREGPFELNDVFAIINAVPAISLMYYGFFNKGLIPGLCFGAGLGITVFGMAYMFVHDGLVHKRFPVGPIADVPYLRKIAAAHQIHHSDKYDGVPFGLFLGPEELEKVGGLGELDKEIGRRIKSSKK, via the exons ATGTCGGCCGGAACCACCGTCCCCGTCTCCTCTTTAGCACTCTTCCAATTCAAACACTCGTCATTTCTCGCTCCAAAATCGACCTCACTAGCCGCATCACCTTCACCGCTTCCCCCCTCTGTTTCCAGGAAGAAACCTAATTTGACGGTACGCTTCCTGCTGAAGAATGAGAAATTGACGGAATTGGCGATCCGAGATGCGCCGGAGAATCAAAGCGGAGGAGATGCGGAGGAGGAACGCATCGCCTCGGCAGCGCGATTGACGGAGAAGCTAGCGAGGAAGGAATCGGAGCGGTCTACTTATTTGATCGCGGCGCTTATGTCGAGCTTAGGGATCACATCCATGGCCGCCGCTGCCGTTTACTCGAGATTCTCTTGGCAAATGGAG GGTGGAGAGGTACCTTACGTAGAAATGTTTGGTACGTTTGCACTCGTTGTTGGCGCAGTT GTGGGAATGGAAATGTGGGCAAGATGGGCGCACCGGGCTCTTTGGCACGATTCGTTGTGGCACATGCACAAG TCACACCACAGGCCTAGAGAAGGCCCGTTCGAACTTAACGATGTTTTTGCTATAATAAATGCTGTTCCCGCCATTTCCCTTATGTATTATGGTTTCTTCAATAAGGGTCTCATTCCCGGCCTCTGTTTTGGTGCT GGTCTCGGCATTACTGTTTTTGGGATGGCCTACATGTTCGTCCACGATGGACTCGTCCACAAGAGATTCCCCGTGGGGCCCATTGCAGATGTACcctatttaagaaaaattgccGCAGCTCATCAG ATACACCACTCGGACAAGTACGACGGAGTCCCATTTGGATTGTTCTTAGGACCAGAG gAACTTGAGAAAGTTGGAGGTCTAGGGGAGTTGGATAAGGAAATTGGCAGAAGAATTAAATCGTCCAAGAAGTAG
- the LOC125214066 gene encoding UDP-N-acetylmuramate--L-alanine ligase-like isoform X2: MELPASTFHPEIRRSLESLSPLDSYIWCGTPRRERIGTSSRLHLPVWKLPRGISAYANSPHCISEVVDFEPRGFGKKGRIHFVGVGGSGLSALAMLALKQGYMVSGSDIAWSSYMDALKEAGASLFVGHSERNLHWNGEISSFPQAVVVSSAIPPENVEVLIAKSRGVPMYKRGAWLGKITKDYNLIAVSGSHGKSTTASMLAYVLKAMGDDLTAVIGAQVPQADEYDGCFLGLLPHIAIVTNLDWEHVDIYQDEEAVEEIFRKFLERVRTDGHLIVYGDKHGQSLGAFSMLNHPMEESDAPNYVKSLSDQLCANRYNITTFGMSSYNNWQASSVSPNSLGGCDYQLCHNGHPVTEISLQIPGDHNVLNSLAVIAALNALFGDGRQLYESIDKVKSHLKNFKGISRRFEYIGKIHGCRIFDDYAHHPTEVRCVLQAARRLFPSEELLVVFQPHTYSRLAALMSEFASAFREADQVIVTEVYAARETNVWKIGGENLAMFVTSPTCDFIPCLENVISELVNMVSENRHRQLVILTLGAGDITLVGRKVLRELEQKFNQESSLQFL, translated from the exons ATGGAGCTGCCGGCGTCGACTTTCCATCCGGAGATCCGCCGTTCCTTGGAATCTCTATCTCCGTTGGATTCATATATCTGGTGCGGCACTCCGCGGCGGGAAAGGATCGGTACATCGTCACGTCTACACCTTCCTGTTTGGAAACTTCCTCGCGGAATCTCGGCCTATGCTAATTCTCCCCACTGTATAAGTGAGGTGGTCGATTTCGAACCGCGTGGTTTTGGAAAGAAGGGGCGCATTCACTTCGTCGGAGTTGGAGGCAGTGGATTATCCGCCCTCGCTATGCTTGCGCTTAAACAA GGCTACATGGTTAGTGGTTCGGATATAGCGTGGAGTAGCTACATGGATGCATTAAAGGAAGCAGGCGCGTCGCTGTTTGTGGGTCACTCTGAGAGAAATTTGCACTGGAATGGCGAGATATCGAGTTTTCCTCAGGCAGTTGTTGTGTCGAGTGCGATTCCACCTGAAAATGTGGAGGTTTTGATTGCCAAATCTCGTGGAGTACCAAT GTACAAACGAGGTGCATGGTTGGGAAAAATTACCAAGGATTACAACTTGATTGCTGTCAGTGGGAGCCACG GCAAGAGTACCACAGCGAGTATGCTCGCTTATGTATTAAAGGCCATGGGAGATGATCTGACAGCTGTCATTGGGGCACAAGTGCCGCAG GCTGATGAATATGATGGTTGCTTCCTTGGATTATTACCTCATATAGCCATAGTAACAAATTTGGACTGGGAGCATGTGGATATATATCAAGATGAG GAGGCTGTCGAAGAAATTTTCAGGAAGTTCCTTGAGAGAGTAAGAACTGATGGCCACCTTATTGTTTATGGGGATAA GCATGGCCAGAGCCTAGGTGCTTTTTCTATGCTGAATCACCCCATGGAGGAATCTGATGCTCCGAATTATGTGAAGAGTCTCTCTGACCAGCTATGCGCCAACAGATACAATATTACTACTTTTGGAATGTCAAGTTATAATAACTGGCAGGCTTCATCAGTTTCTCCAAACTCTCTTGGTGGTTGTGACTATCAACTG TGTCACAATGGACATCCTGTCACTGAGATCAGCTTGCAAATACCTGGAGACCATAATGTACTTAATTCATTAGCG GTGATTgctgcattaaatgctttatTTGGTGACGGTAGACAACTATATGAATCAATTGATAAAGTGAAGTCACATTTGAAAAACTTTAAAGGCATCTCCAGACGTTTTGAGTATATTGGCAAAATTCATGGATGTCGTATATTTGACGACTATGCTCATCATCCCACTGAGGTCCGCTGTGTTCTTCAAGCAGCAAGAAGGCTTTTTCCTTCAGAGGAGCTTTTGGTAGTTTTCCAGCCTCACACTTACAG TCGCCTGGCAGCATTGATGAGTGAGTTCGCCTCTGCATTCAGAGAAGCAGATCAAGTCATAGTTACTGAG GTCTATGCTGCCAGGGAAACTAACGTTTGGAAAATTGGCGGAGAGAATCTGGCTATGTTTGTAACTAGTCCAACATGCGATTTTATCCCATGCCTG GAGAATGTAATCAGTGAGCTGGTGAATATGGTATCTGAGAACCGCCATCGTCAGCTTGTGATCTTGACACTAGGAGCGG GTGATATAACTCTGGTTGGACGGAAGGTGCTCCGAGAATTGGAACAAAAGTTCAATCAGGAGTCAAGCCTGCAATTTCTGTAG
- the LOC125214066 gene encoding UDP-N-acetylmuramate--L-alanine ligase-like isoform X1 yields the protein MELPASTFHPEIRRSLESLSPLDSYIWCGTPRRERIGTSSRLHLPVWKLPRGISAYANSPHCISEVVDFEPRGFGKKGRIHFVGVGGSGLSALAMLALKQGYMVSGSDIAWSSYMDALKEAGASLFVGHSERNLHWNGEISSFPQAVVVSSAIPPENVEVLIAKSRGVPMYKRGAWLGKITKDYNLIAVSGSHGKSTTASMLAYVLKAMGDDLTAVIGAQVPQFSGGNVIYGDSHNFVLEADEYDGCFLGLLPHIAIVTNLDWEHVDIYQDEEAVEEIFRKFLERVRTDGHLIVYGDKHGQSLGAFSMLNHPMEESDAPNYVKSLSDQLCANRYNITTFGMSSYNNWQASSVSPNSLGGCDYQLCHNGHPVTEISLQIPGDHNVLNSLAVIAALNALFGDGRQLYESIDKVKSHLKNFKGISRRFEYIGKIHGCRIFDDYAHHPTEVRCVLQAARRLFPSEELLVVFQPHTYSRLAALMSEFASAFREADQVIVTEVYAARETNVWKIGGENLAMFVTSPTCDFIPCLENVISELVNMVSENRHRQLVILTLGAGDITLVGRKVLRELEQKFNQESSLQFL from the exons ATGGAGCTGCCGGCGTCGACTTTCCATCCGGAGATCCGCCGTTCCTTGGAATCTCTATCTCCGTTGGATTCATATATCTGGTGCGGCACTCCGCGGCGGGAAAGGATCGGTACATCGTCACGTCTACACCTTCCTGTTTGGAAACTTCCTCGCGGAATCTCGGCCTATGCTAATTCTCCCCACTGTATAAGTGAGGTGGTCGATTTCGAACCGCGTGGTTTTGGAAAGAAGGGGCGCATTCACTTCGTCGGAGTTGGAGGCAGTGGATTATCCGCCCTCGCTATGCTTGCGCTTAAACAA GGCTACATGGTTAGTGGTTCGGATATAGCGTGGAGTAGCTACATGGATGCATTAAAGGAAGCAGGCGCGTCGCTGTTTGTGGGTCACTCTGAGAGAAATTTGCACTGGAATGGCGAGATATCGAGTTTTCCTCAGGCAGTTGTTGTGTCGAGTGCGATTCCACCTGAAAATGTGGAGGTTTTGATTGCCAAATCTCGTGGAGTACCAAT GTACAAACGAGGTGCATGGTTGGGAAAAATTACCAAGGATTACAACTTGATTGCTGTCAGTGGGAGCCACG GCAAGAGTACCACAGCGAGTATGCTCGCTTATGTATTAAAGGCCATGGGAGATGATCTGACAGCTGTCATTGGGGCACAAGTGCCGCAG TTTTCTGGAGGTAATGTTATTTATGGGGATTCTCACAACTTCGTACTAGAG GCTGATGAATATGATGGTTGCTTCCTTGGATTATTACCTCATATAGCCATAGTAACAAATTTGGACTGGGAGCATGTGGATATATATCAAGATGAG GAGGCTGTCGAAGAAATTTTCAGGAAGTTCCTTGAGAGAGTAAGAACTGATGGCCACCTTATTGTTTATGGGGATAA GCATGGCCAGAGCCTAGGTGCTTTTTCTATGCTGAATCACCCCATGGAGGAATCTGATGCTCCGAATTATGTGAAGAGTCTCTCTGACCAGCTATGCGCCAACAGATACAATATTACTACTTTTGGAATGTCAAGTTATAATAACTGGCAGGCTTCATCAGTTTCTCCAAACTCTCTTGGTGGTTGTGACTATCAACTG TGTCACAATGGACATCCTGTCACTGAGATCAGCTTGCAAATACCTGGAGACCATAATGTACTTAATTCATTAGCG GTGATTgctgcattaaatgctttatTTGGTGACGGTAGACAACTATATGAATCAATTGATAAAGTGAAGTCACATTTGAAAAACTTTAAAGGCATCTCCAGACGTTTTGAGTATATTGGCAAAATTCATGGATGTCGTATATTTGACGACTATGCTCATCATCCCACTGAGGTCCGCTGTGTTCTTCAAGCAGCAAGAAGGCTTTTTCCTTCAGAGGAGCTTTTGGTAGTTTTCCAGCCTCACACTTACAG TCGCCTGGCAGCATTGATGAGTGAGTTCGCCTCTGCATTCAGAGAAGCAGATCAAGTCATAGTTACTGAG GTCTATGCTGCCAGGGAAACTAACGTTTGGAAAATTGGCGGAGAGAATCTGGCTATGTTTGTAACTAGTCCAACATGCGATTTTATCCCATGCCTG GAGAATGTAATCAGTGAGCTGGTGAATATGGTATCTGAGAACCGCCATCGTCAGCTTGTGATCTTGACACTAGGAGCGG GTGATATAACTCTGGTTGGACGGAAGGTGCTCCGAGAATTGGAACAAAAGTTCAATCAGGAGTCAAGCCTGCAATTTCTGTAG
- the LOC125214066 gene encoding UDP-N-acetylmuramate--L-alanine ligase-like isoform X3 — translation MELPASTFHPEIRRSLESLSPLDSYIWCGTPRRERIGTSSRLHLPVWKLPRGISAYANSPHCISEVVDFEPRGFGKKGRIHFVGVGGSGLSALAMLALKQGYMVSGSDIAWSSYMDALKEAGASLFVGHSERNLHWNGEISSFPQAVVVSSAIPPENVEVLIAKSRGVPMYKRGAWLGKITKDYNLIAVSGSHGKSTTASMLAYVLKAMGDDLTAVIGAQVPQFSGGNVIYGDSHNFVLEADEYDGCFLGLLPHIAIVTNLDWEHVDIYQDEEAVEEIFRKFLERVRTDGHLIVYGDKHGQSLGAFSMLNHPMEESDAPNYVKSLSDQLCANRYNITTFGMSSYNNWQASSVSPNSLGGCDYQLCHNGHPVTEISLQIPGDHNVLNSLAVIAALNALFGDGRQLYESIDKVKSHLKNFKGISRRFEYIGKIHGCRIFDDYAHHPTEVRCVLQAARRLFPSEELLSPGSIDE, via the exons ATGGAGCTGCCGGCGTCGACTTTCCATCCGGAGATCCGCCGTTCCTTGGAATCTCTATCTCCGTTGGATTCATATATCTGGTGCGGCACTCCGCGGCGGGAAAGGATCGGTACATCGTCACGTCTACACCTTCCTGTTTGGAAACTTCCTCGCGGAATCTCGGCCTATGCTAATTCTCCCCACTGTATAAGTGAGGTGGTCGATTTCGAACCGCGTGGTTTTGGAAAGAAGGGGCGCATTCACTTCGTCGGAGTTGGAGGCAGTGGATTATCCGCCCTCGCTATGCTTGCGCTTAAACAA GGCTACATGGTTAGTGGTTCGGATATAGCGTGGAGTAGCTACATGGATGCATTAAAGGAAGCAGGCGCGTCGCTGTTTGTGGGTCACTCTGAGAGAAATTTGCACTGGAATGGCGAGATATCGAGTTTTCCTCAGGCAGTTGTTGTGTCGAGTGCGATTCCACCTGAAAATGTGGAGGTTTTGATTGCCAAATCTCGTGGAGTACCAAT GTACAAACGAGGTGCATGGTTGGGAAAAATTACCAAGGATTACAACTTGATTGCTGTCAGTGGGAGCCACG GCAAGAGTACCACAGCGAGTATGCTCGCTTATGTATTAAAGGCCATGGGAGATGATCTGACAGCTGTCATTGGGGCACAAGTGCCGCAG TTTTCTGGAGGTAATGTTATTTATGGGGATTCTCACAACTTCGTACTAGAG GCTGATGAATATGATGGTTGCTTCCTTGGATTATTACCTCATATAGCCATAGTAACAAATTTGGACTGGGAGCATGTGGATATATATCAAGATGAG GAGGCTGTCGAAGAAATTTTCAGGAAGTTCCTTGAGAGAGTAAGAACTGATGGCCACCTTATTGTTTATGGGGATAA GCATGGCCAGAGCCTAGGTGCTTTTTCTATGCTGAATCACCCCATGGAGGAATCTGATGCTCCGAATTATGTGAAGAGTCTCTCTGACCAGCTATGCGCCAACAGATACAATATTACTACTTTTGGAATGTCAAGTTATAATAACTGGCAGGCTTCATCAGTTTCTCCAAACTCTCTTGGTGGTTGTGACTATCAACTG TGTCACAATGGACATCCTGTCACTGAGATCAGCTTGCAAATACCTGGAGACCATAATGTACTTAATTCATTAGCG GTGATTgctgcattaaatgctttatTTGGTGACGGTAGACAACTATATGAATCAATTGATAAAGTGAAGTCACATTTGAAAAACTTTAAAGGCATCTCCAGACGTTTTGAGTATATTGGCAAAATTCATGGATGTCGTATATTTGACGACTATGCTCATCATCCCACTGAGGTCCGCTGTGTTCTTCAAGCAGCAAGAAGGCTTTTTCCTTCAGAGGAGCTTTTG TCGCCTGGCAGCATTGATGAGTGA
- the LOC125214067 gene encoding septum site-determining protein minD homolog, chloroplastic, giving the protein MISIHTITKPSTLQFRPKRPSRKPPKTLAPIHALLQYNRKPQLAGDTPRVVVITSGKGGVGKTTTTANIGLSLARLGFSAVAIDADVGLRNLDLLLGLENRVNYTVVEVLNGDCRLDQALVRDKRWSNFELLCISKPRSKLPLGFGGKALIWLVDALKNREEGPPDFILIDCPAGIDAGFITAITPANEAVLVTTPDITSLRDADRVTGLLECDGIRDIKMIVNRVRTDMIKGEDMMSVLDVQEMLGLPLLGVIPEDTEVIRSTNRGYPLVLNKPPALAGLAFEQAAWRLVEQDSMKAVMVEEEPKKRGFFSFFGG; this is encoded by the coding sequence ATGATATCCATCCACACAATCACCAAGCCCTCGACCCTCCAATTCCGCCCCAAAAGGCCCTCCAGAAAACCGCCCAAAACCCTAGCTCCGATCCACGCCCTCCTCCAGTACAACCGGAAGCCTCAGCTCGCCGGCGACACCCCGCGAGTGGTGGTCATCACCTCCGGGAAGGGCGGTGTCGGCAAGACGACCACCACCGCCAACATCGGCCTCTCCCTCGCCCGCCTCGGCTTCTCCGCCGTCGCCATCGACGCCGACGTCGGCCTCCGAAACCTCGACCTCCTCCTCGGTCTCGAGAATCGCGTCAACTACACCGTGGTGGAGGTCCTCAACGGCGACTGCCGCCTCGATCAAGCCCTAGTCCGTGACAAGCGGTGGTCCAATTTCGAGCTCCTCTGCATCTCCAAGCCCCGCTCCAAACTCCCCCTAGGGTTTGGCggaaaagccctaatttggctTGTAGACGCCCTCAAAAACCGGGAAGAAGGCCCGCCCGATTTCATCCTCATCGATTGCCCCGCGGGGATCGACGCAGGGTTCATCACCGCCATCACGCCGGCCAATGAGGCAGTGCTGGTGACGACGCCGGACATCACGAGCCTCCGCGACGCGGATAGGGTGACGGGGCTGCTGGAATGCGATGGGATTAGGGATATAAAGATGATTGTGAACAGGGTGAGGACGGATATGATCAAAGGGGAGGATATGATGTCGGTTTTAGACGTGCAGGAAATGCTCGGGTTGCCGTTGCTGGGGGTGATCCCGGAGGATACAGAGGTGATCAGGAGCACGAACCGAGGATATCCGTTGGTTTTGAACAAGCCACCTGCGTTGGCTGGGTTGGCCTTCGAGCAGGCGGCCTGGAGGCTGGTGGAGCAAGACAGTATGAAGGCTGTGATGGTGGAGGAGGAGCCCAAGAAGAGAggtttcttctctttcttcgGAGGCTAA
- the LOC125214849 gene encoding uncharacterized protein LOC125214849, translating into MEGAKATAGVRKGKKKQVKDEIDRIKQAEKKKRRLEKALATSAAIRSELEKKKQRKKEEQERLDEEGAAIAEAVALHVLLGEDSDDSSKLMLEKDEGLASWDHANNMDIIVGRHSLVPYQDLPKCSLENIGLVSDAHRYGRVWSHWGNSNLMVSSDHRFGRDVYPQYFAEQGWGSVGLSAGHLAAQAVSSLKIADDAHVDAYMFNQMLRG; encoded by the coding sequence ATGGAAGGTGCTAAAGCCACAGCTGGTGTAAGGAAAGGCAAGAAGAAGCAGGTGAAAGATGAGATTGACCGAATTAAACAGGctgagaagaaaaagagacgCTTGGAGAAGGCATTAGCTACTTCTGCAGCCATCCGTTCTGAGCtagaaaagaagaaacagagaaagaaagaagaacaGGAAAGACTTGACGAAGAAGGTGCTGCCATAGCAGAGGCGGTTGCTCTGCATGTCCTACTTGGCGAAGACTCAGATGATTCGAGTAAACTAATGTTGGAGAAGGATGAGGGGCTGGCCTCGTGGGATCATGCTAATAACATGGACATCATTGTTGGGAGACACTCTTTGGTTCCTTACCAAGATCTCCCTAAGTGTTCCCTTGAAAATATTGGATTGGTTTCTGATGCTCATAGATATGGGCGCGTGTGGAGTCACTGGGGTAACTCTAACCTGATGGTCTCATCTGATCATCGTTTTGGAAGAGACGTCTACCCTCAATATTTTGCTGAACAGGGATGGGGCTCCGTGGGTTTATCTGCTGGTCATCTTGCTGCTCAGGCCGTTTCGTCACTTAAAATAGCTGACGATGCACATGTGGATGCTTATATGTTCAACCAGATGCTAAGAGGGTGA